The following coding sequences lie in one Kribbella sp. NBC_00709 genomic window:
- a CDS encoding FGGY family carbohydrate kinase — translation MTKTDGRVLALDLGTSSARALVLSEDDASPVPGALARHKIAPAYGSDGSATLDLHEYVEGLLGCLDELQQNGHLENIGAIVLSSQWHSIVALDNNGGALTPVITWADTRSVDLDPSVDERAFHARTGTWLHRLYWTRRIPWLLSIDSPAEFAGLPDLVLERLTGERVTSVSIASGTGTLDLARGTYDDEALEIAGVRADRLPSIVPTGWTGALSKEYSRRWPGLVGVPVHPPTGDGAASNVGTGGYDSGTAAVTVGTSAAVRVVHPIDDAPELPWELWRYRVDDKRAVTGMAFSAAGNLHAWLTGVLRLESDELAGAEVGASRAIAIPFMAGTRPPATVPSGSGVFFGLSFDDTAADLLAASLQGASLEVDRGLRMLDSLFGRQLDVVLGGGGIDASEWWRRCLTATFARPTTVCAEAEVGARGAAAVALGLSPSPGGEHLTPVDEEVDRVAAMRPRYEALRELAVQASKQPA, via the coding sequence ATGACGAAGACTGACGGCCGCGTTCTTGCTCTGGACCTGGGTACGTCGTCGGCCCGCGCACTGGTCCTGTCCGAGGACGACGCGTCGCCCGTCCCCGGAGCGCTGGCCCGTCACAAGATCGCGCCGGCGTACGGCTCGGACGGCTCCGCGACGCTCGACCTGCACGAGTACGTCGAAGGGCTGCTCGGCTGCCTGGACGAGCTGCAGCAGAACGGCCATCTCGAGAACATCGGCGCGATCGTGCTGTCCTCGCAGTGGCACTCGATCGTTGCCCTCGACAACAACGGCGGCGCGCTGACGCCGGTGATCACGTGGGCCGACACCCGCTCGGTCGACCTCGACCCGTCGGTCGACGAGCGCGCCTTCCATGCACGCACCGGCACCTGGCTGCACCGGCTGTACTGGACCCGCCGGATCCCGTGGCTGCTGTCGATCGACTCCCCCGCGGAGTTCGCCGGGCTGCCCGATCTGGTGCTGGAGCGGTTGACCGGCGAGCGCGTGACCTCGGTGTCGATCGCGTCAGGGACCGGCACGCTCGACCTGGCCCGCGGGACGTACGACGACGAGGCGCTCGAGATCGCCGGCGTACGCGCGGACCGGTTGCCGTCGATCGTGCCGACCGGGTGGACCGGGGCGCTGTCCAAGGAGTACTCCCGGCGCTGGCCAGGACTGGTCGGCGTACCGGTGCATCCGCCGACGGGTGACGGGGCGGCGTCGAACGTCGGGACCGGCGGCTACGACTCGGGTACTGCGGCGGTGACGGTGGGGACCTCGGCCGCCGTACGTGTCGTGCATCCGATCGACGACGCGCCCGAGCTGCCGTGGGAGCTGTGGCGGTACAGGGTCGACGACAAGCGCGCGGTGACCGGGATGGCGTTCTCTGCGGCTGGGAACCTGCATGCCTGGCTGACCGGCGTACTGCGGCTGGAGTCCGATGAGCTGGCAGGCGCGGAGGTCGGGGCGTCGCGGGCGATCGCGATCCCGTTCATGGCTGGGACCAGGCCGCCGGCGACGGTGCCGAGCGGGTCCGGGGTGTTCTTCGGCTTGTCGTTCGACGACACCGCAGCGGACCTGCTGGCGGCGTCGTTGCAGGGTGCGTCGCTGGAGGTCGATCGCGGGCTGCGGATGCTCGACTCGCTGTTCGGGCGGCAGCTGGACGTCGTACTGGGTGGTGGCGGCATCGACGCGTCCGAGTGGTGGCGGCGGTGCCTGACCGCGACGTTCGCCCGGCCGACGACAGTGTGCGCGGAGGCCGAGGTAGGTGCGCGCGGCGCGGCGGCCGTGGCGCTCGGGCTGTCCCCGTCGCCCGGTGGTGAGCATCTGACGCCGGTCGACGAGGAGGTCGACAGGGTCGCGGCCATGCGCCCGCGGTACGAGGCGCTGCGCGAGCTCGCCGTACAGGCCTCCAAGCAACCGGCCTGA
- a CDS encoding alpha,alpha-trehalose-phosphate synthase (UDP-forming): MPNGRSSFVVVANRLPVDRIEMPDGSTAWRRSPGGLVTALAPVMQNHHGAWIGWTGSPDEKVDPFDNDGMHLVPVMLSAEDVQLYYEGFSNATLWPLYHDVIVAPEFHREWWESYVAVNRRFAEAAADAADDNADVWVHDYQLQLVPAMLRRLRPDVRIGFFLHIPFPPTELFAQMPWRRQILDGLMGADLVGFQRPGAASNFARLARNRMGLRTRGDRIHLPDDRIVRAKAFPISIDVNELEKLARQPETTARAAEMRQEVGNPTHILLGVDRLDYTKGIRQRLRAFGELLDEKRISVDDAVFIQVATPSRERVEQYRVLRDEIELLVGRINGEHGRIGTPAINYLHTSYSRTEMAALFRAADVAVVTPLRDGMNLVAKEYVSTRYDDTGALVLSEFAGAADEFRQAFLVNPHDINGMKDTIVDAMNTDDRQLGRRMKAMRKHLAAHDVNVWAQSFLKALHDED, from the coding sequence ATGCCGAACGGTAGGAGTTCCTTCGTAGTGGTGGCCAACCGGCTGCCGGTCGACCGGATCGAGATGCCCGACGGCAGTACGGCGTGGCGCCGCAGTCCAGGTGGACTCGTCACCGCCCTGGCACCGGTGATGCAGAACCACCACGGCGCGTGGATCGGCTGGACCGGCAGCCCGGACGAGAAGGTGGACCCGTTCGACAACGACGGCATGCATCTGGTCCCGGTGATGCTGTCGGCCGAGGACGTGCAGCTGTACTACGAGGGCTTCTCCAACGCGACGCTCTGGCCGCTGTACCACGACGTGATCGTGGCGCCGGAGTTCCATCGCGAGTGGTGGGAGTCGTACGTCGCGGTGAACCGCAGGTTCGCGGAGGCCGCCGCTGACGCCGCCGACGACAACGCCGACGTCTGGGTGCACGACTACCAGCTGCAGCTCGTCCCGGCGATGCTGCGCCGGCTGCGTCCCGACGTACGGATCGGGTTCTTCCTGCACATCCCGTTCCCGCCGACCGAGCTGTTCGCGCAGATGCCGTGGCGGCGGCAGATCCTGGACGGGCTGATGGGCGCGGACCTGGTCGGCTTCCAGAGACCTGGCGCTGCCTCCAACTTCGCCCGCCTGGCCCGCAACCGGATGGGCCTGCGGACCCGCGGCGACCGCATCCACCTGCCGGACGACCGGATCGTCCGCGCGAAGGCCTTCCCGATCTCGATCGACGTGAACGAGCTGGAGAAGCTGGCTCGTCAGCCCGAGACCACGGCCCGCGCGGCCGAGATGCGCCAGGAGGTCGGCAACCCGACGCACATCCTGCTCGGCGTCGACCGGCTCGACTACACCAAGGGCATCCGGCAACGGTTGCGCGCGTTCGGCGAACTGCTGGACGAGAAGCGGATCTCGGTCGACGACGCGGTGTTTATCCAGGTGGCGACGCCATCCCGCGAGCGGGTCGAGCAGTACCGCGTCCTGCGGGACGAGATCGAGCTGCTCGTCGGCCGGATCAACGGCGAGCACGGCCGGATCGGGACGCCGGCGATCAACTACCTGCACACGTCGTACTCGCGGACCGAGATGGCCGCACTCTTCCGGGCCGCCGACGTGGCCGTGGTGACCCCGCTGCGCGACGGCATGAACCTGGTCGCGAAGGAGTACGTCTCGACGCGGTACGACGACACCGGCGCGCTCGTGCTGAGCGAGTTCGCCGGCGCAGCGGACGAGTTCCGGCAGGCTTTCCTCGTGAACCCGCACGACATCAACGGCATGAAGGACACGATCGTCGACGCGATGAACACCGACGACCGCCAGCTCGGCCGCCGAATGAAGGCGATGCGCAAGCACCTCGCCGCGCACGACGTGAACGTCTGGGCCCAGAGCTTCCTCAAGGCCCTCCATGACGAAGACTGA